The following proteins are co-located in the Blastopirellula marina genome:
- a CDS encoding DUF1080 domain-containing protein — protein MSTRIFLSLACCLGLASFAHAQEFLSGIEWPEPQVVTPGEKPSDAPSDATVLIGTDGMSAWKGGDQWKFEDGVATAAKGGIETKEKFGDVQVHLEWAAPEEVKGKGQGRGNSGLFFMGKYEIQILDSYDNATYFDGQAGAVYKQSPPMVNAMKKPGEWNTYDIIFNRPVRDEKGDVIAPAHVTVIHNGVVLQNSYPVRGSTNWHKPPAYEPHGEKGSLSLQFHGNPVKFRNMWVREIKPIEPTFVPEDTEMVRYKADWHTEKMKAAPAEETSATPEEKSEVPAETKDEAKTDGETKPEKATKEEK, from the coding sequence ATGTCGACACGTATTTTTCTGTCTTTGGCTTGTTGCCTTGGTTTGGCTTCGTTTGCCCACGCTCAGGAATTCCTCAGCGGAATCGAATGGCCCGAACCACAAGTCGTGACCCCTGGCGAAAAGCCATCCGATGCACCTTCCGATGCGACGGTATTGATCGGTACCGACGGTATGTCGGCTTGGAAGGGTGGCGATCAGTGGAAGTTTGAAGACGGTGTCGCCACGGCTGCCAAAGGGGGGATCGAAACCAAAGAGAAGTTTGGTGACGTGCAAGTTCACCTGGAATGGGCCGCCCCTGAAGAAGTGAAGGGAAAAGGTCAGGGCCGCGGTAACAGCGGGCTCTTCTTCATGGGCAAGTACGAGATCCAGATTCTCGACTCGTACGACAACGCCACTTACTTTGACGGCCAAGCCGGTGCTGTCTACAAGCAATCGCCTCCGATGGTCAATGCGATGAAGAAGCCAGGCGAGTGGAACACGTATGACATCATCTTTAATCGTCCGGTGCGAGACGAAAAAGGGGATGTGATCGCTCCGGCTCATGTCACCGTGATCCATAATGGTGTCGTGCTGCAGAACAGCTATCCGGTCCGCGGAAGCACCAACTGGCACAAGCCACCAGCTTATGAACCGCACGGTGAAAAAGGGAGCCTCAGCCTCCAGTTCCATGGCAACCCTGTGAAGTTCCGCAACATGTGGGTTCGGGAAATCAAGCCAATCGAGCCGACCTTCGTTCCTGAAGACACGGAGATGGTTCGCTACAAGGCCGACTGGCACACAGAGAAAATGAAAGCCGCCCCCGCGGAAGAAACCTCGGCCACCCCAGAAGAAAAGTCGGAAGTGCCAGCCGAGACGAAAGACGAAGCAAAAACCGATGGCGAAACGAAGCCAGAAAAAGCTACCAAGGAAGAGAAGTAA
- a CDS encoding CBS domain-containing protein codes for MIVSETFLSHGLESLVTFNPICIRPETQLDELLERLYSTGFHHWPVVDLDKKLIGIISDQDIVRAASEREAASETFQMPRESLRLSVSEFMQKRVVTIDSQEKGFTALSRFLQHGFHSLPVIKEERILGMITTSDFIREFSLSAHPAKELPVTEVYDKTPVLFDSEATLDDMRVELLCERAKYCIVTQGDCALGVLSDRDLRRYKCREIAQTLFSQTQTKATRAIDMICSTHHVPSCATLGSVAQWMQEEQATVVMVRGRDALETGVISQEHILAYLAEYEANLN; via the coding sequence ATGATCGTCAGTGAAACGTTTCTTAGCCACGGCCTCGAGTCGTTGGTTACCTTTAATCCAATTTGCATCCGGCCTGAGACACAGTTGGACGAGCTGTTGGAACGCCTTTACTCCACCGGCTTCCACCACTGGCCGGTCGTTGATCTGGACAAGAAACTAATTGGCATCATCTCCGATCAAGATATCGTGCGGGCCGCTTCCGAACGAGAAGCAGCTTCCGAAACGTTTCAAATGCCGCGAGAATCGCTGCGTTTGTCGGTCTCTGAATTCATGCAGAAGCGAGTCGTGACGATCGATTCCCAAGAAAAAGGTTTCACCGCGTTATCCCGTTTCCTGCAACATGGCTTTCATTCGCTGCCAGTGATCAAGGAAGAAAGAATCCTGGGAATGATCACGACCAGTGACTTCATTCGAGAGTTCTCGTTGAGCGCCCATCCCGCCAAAGAACTTCCCGTTACTGAGGTTTATGACAAGACCCCCGTATTGTTCGACTCGGAAGCCACTCTTGACGACATGCGGGTCGAGTTATTGTGCGAACGAGCCAAATACTGCATCGTCACCCAAGGAGACTGTGCTCTAGGGGTTCTTTCCGATCGTGATCTTCGCCGCTACAAATGCCGCGAGATCGCTCAGACCCTTTTCTCCCAAACTCAGACGAAAGCCACACGCGCGATCGACATGATTTGCTCAACGCATCATGTCCCGAGTTGTGCGACACTCGGCAGCGTTGCCCAGTGGATGCAGGAAGAGCAAGCGACGGTGGTGATGGTTCGTGGTCGCGACGCCTTAGAGACCGGCGTGATCTCGCAAGAACACATCCTGGCTTACCTAGCGGAATACGAAGCGAACCTCAACTGA
- a CDS encoding TraR/DksA C4-type zinc finger protein has protein sequence MLREISCPDCHWHRLVATGEKLRLLHQVGMLRREENPDSAIIEELFERNGSKLVCGECGRVGLRIDYPRDDEEDWGDGRVCEQCRKTIPAERLEIFPDTKICVACQQKDDDGEDDTMPDYCPKCGEIMTSGTSRGGGLTRYRIRCPRCG, from the coding sequence ATGCTGAGAGAAATTAGTTGCCCTGATTGTCACTGGCACCGCTTGGTCGCCACGGGGGAGAAACTACGGCTTTTGCACCAGGTTGGAATGCTGCGCCGGGAAGAAAATCCTGATTCGGCAATCATTGAAGAATTATTTGAGCGGAACGGCAGCAAGCTCGTTTGCGGCGAATGTGGCCGAGTTGGGCTGCGGATCGATTACCCGCGAGACGACGAAGAAGATTGGGGGGATGGTCGCGTTTGCGAGCAATGCCGAAAGACGATTCCTGCCGAGCGGTTAGAGATCTTTCCGGACACGAAGATTTGCGTTGCTTGTCAGCAAAAAGATGACGACGGCGAAGATGACACGATGCCCGACTATTGCCCGAAATGTGGCGAGATCATGACATCCGGCACTTCGCGCGGCGGTGGACTGACTCGCTATCGAATACGATGCCCCCGATGTGGCTAA
- a CDS encoding phytanoyl-CoA dioxygenase family protein yields MARDWSELHELATDLFSWPTDAAGWEPYRLSKDQIDTFHEQGFLAGVKILNDEQIEALKSELAEFFEADHEGQELWYEYHTNESTIPETVLFHALGAWRLRPAFHDVLWAPGFVMAASQLLGGSVRFWHDQLFCKPAKHGGVVAWHQDYSYWTRTKPIAHLTCWIGLDDATNENGCVQYIPGSHKWDLLPITGLAGNMEAIREVLNDEQWEQFQHPVAAELKTGEATFHHALTVHGSFENRIDRPRRAVVVNAFRDGVVSDKNEELLTGVPPIAQGQKMEGQFFPLLFDPSSIGST; encoded by the coding sequence ATGGCCCGAGACTGGTCTGAACTTCATGAGCTTGCCACCGATTTGTTTTCCTGGCCGACCGATGCCGCCGGTTGGGAGCCGTATCGATTATCGAAAGATCAGATCGATACCTTCCACGAGCAAGGTTTTCTCGCCGGCGTGAAGATCTTGAATGATGAGCAGATCGAAGCACTGAAGTCGGAACTGGCAGAGTTCTTCGAGGCGGATCACGAGGGGCAAGAGCTGTGGTACGAGTATCACACCAACGAGTCGACCATTCCGGAAACAGTTCTCTTTCACGCGCTGGGGGCGTGGCGACTTCGGCCCGCATTTCATGACGTGTTGTGGGCACCGGGCTTCGTGATGGCGGCCAGCCAGTTATTGGGTGGTTCCGTCCGATTTTGGCACGATCAGCTTTTTTGTAAGCCCGCTAAGCATGGTGGCGTGGTGGCCTGGCACCAAGATTACTCGTATTGGACGCGCACCAAACCGATCGCTCACCTCACTTGTTGGATCGGTTTGGACGATGCGACCAATGAGAACGGCTGCGTGCAGTACATCCCGGGAAGTCACAAGTGGGACTTGCTGCCGATCACCGGCTTGGCGGGCAACATGGAAGCAATTCGCGAAGTGTTGAATGACGAGCAGTGGGAACAATTTCAGCATCCGGTAGCTGCTGAGCTGAAAACTGGCGAAGCGACGTTCCATCATGCCTTGACCGTGCACGGTTCATTCGAAAATCGCATTGATCGCCCACGCCGCGCTGTCGTGGTGAACGCCTTCCGCGACGGGGTCGTCAGCGACAAGAATGAAGAACTGCTGACCGGCGTACCACCGATTGCTCAAGGACAAAAGATGGAAGGTCAGTTCTTCCCTCTTCTATTTGATCCGAGTTCGATCGGCTCGACCTAG